In Anopheles cruzii chromosome X, idAnoCruzAS_RS32_06, whole genome shotgun sequence, one genomic interval encodes:
- the LOC128274781 gene encoding coactosin-like protein, whose translation MADSVEVEQMAEAKPRKMALPTSLDKDAIREAYEDVRSNLSDNDWAVFKFDGLKIVCSAKGQGFQELCDEFQDDERAFGYVRIQMGDEMSKRSKFLFLTWIGPEVGVMQRAKMSTDKSIIKDVINNFAVELQVETSADLDLEMFKMHLNKAGGANYGTGVRDL comes from the exons ATGGCACTACCAACTTCGCTCGACAAGGATGCGATTCGGGAGGCGTACGAGGACGTGCGCTCCAATCTAAGCGATAACGATTGGGCCGTGTTCAAGTTCGACGGGCTGAAAATCGTCTGCTCGGCCAAAGGTCAAGGCTTCCAGGAACTTTGCGACGAATTTCAAGACGACGAGCGTGCCTTCGGCTACGTTCGAATACAGATGGGCGACGAGATGTCCAAGCGCAGTAAATTTCTGTTCCTCACGTGGATTGGGCCGGAGGTTGGCGTAATGCAGCGCGCCAAGATGTCTACCGACAAGTCGATCATCAAAGATGTGATCAAT aaCTTTGCCGTTGAGCTGCAAGTCGAAACGAGTGCCGATCTGGACCTGGAAATGTTCAAGATGCACCTGAACAAGGCGGGCGGCGCCAACTATGGCACGGGCGTACGAGACCTGTAA